The following proteins are encoded in a genomic region of Prochlorococcus marinus XMU1408:
- a CDS encoding metal ABC transporter ATP-binding protein encodes MNPIFKSHEKDFMRIEADQVCVDYNGTVALYDASLNLKAGSICGLVGMNGAGKSTFFKALMGFVRPSRGKIRINGIKVNQAQKEQSVAYVPQNEGIDYSFPVSVWDVVMMGRYGAMNIFRIPRESDRRAVVHALERVDLLDLRERPIGSLSGGQRKRAFLARAIAQRASVLLLDEPFSGVDVPTEKLMADLFLQFRQEGHTILISTHDLNHVRDFCDFVVLINKTVLAYGETSEVFTSENLNKTFGGIPPNPLSGPTSSKNFINE; translated from the coding sequence ATGAACCCAATTTTTAAAAGTCACGAGAAAGATTTTATGCGTATTGAGGCAGACCAAGTTTGTGTTGACTACAACGGTACAGTCGCTCTTTATGACGCAAGTTTAAATTTAAAAGCAGGTTCTATATGTGGTCTTGTTGGGATGAATGGTGCAGGAAAATCAACTTTTTTTAAAGCTCTAATGGGTTTTGTTAGACCATCAAGGGGAAAAATAAGGATTAATGGGATTAAGGTTAATCAAGCTCAAAAGGAGCAATCGGTTGCATATGTTCCTCAGAACGAAGGAATAGATTATTCATTCCCTGTGAGTGTTTGGGATGTTGTGATGATGGGGAGATATGGTGCGATGAATATTTTCCGAATACCAAGAGAGTCAGATAGAAGAGCAGTTGTTCATGCCCTTGAGCGAGTTGATCTTTTGGATCTCAGAGAACGACCAATAGGATCTTTATCTGGTGGACAACGCAAAAGAGCTTTTCTTGCAAGAGCAATTGCTCAACGAGCATCAGTGCTTCTTTTAGACGAACCTTTTTCTGGAGTTGATGTACCCACTGAAAAGCTTATGGCTGATCTATTTCTTCAGTTCCGACAAGAAGGACATACTATTTTGATATCTACTCATGACCTGAATCATGTGCGAGATTTTTGTGATTTTGTTGTCCTTATCAATAAAACTGTTCTTGCGTATGGTGAAACCTCGGAAGTTTTTACTTCGGAAAATTTAAATAAAACATTTGGAGGAATTCCACCAAATCCTTTATCAGGTCCAACTTCAAGTAAAAATTTTATAAATGAGTGA
- a CDS encoding metal ABC transporter permease, producing MSEFLISITPIDWLLDPLTHDFMRRALMVSALVGGVCGLLSCYMTLKGWALMGDAVSHAVMPGVVVAYALGLPFSLGAFVFGVGSVALIGFVKQKSRIKEDTVIGLVFTGFFALGLVLVSKIKSNIDLMQILFGSPLGISRSDVNQTLIISFIVISILLIFRKDLMLYCFDAKHARSIGINTGMLHYLLLTLLSLSAVVGLQTVGIILVVAMLITPGATAYLLTDRFDKMTLLAVISSSFSSILGVYISYWSDIETGGSIVLVQTLIFLIAFLFAPRYGIFKNQTFINNN from the coding sequence ATGAGTGAATTTCTAATTTCCATTACGCCAATTGATTGGTTATTGGATCCATTAACGCATGATTTCATGAGAAGAGCTTTAATGGTTAGCGCATTAGTTGGAGGTGTTTGTGGGCTTTTATCTTGTTATATGACATTAAAAGGTTGGGCCTTAATGGGTGATGCTGTTTCTCATGCAGTTATGCCAGGAGTAGTTGTTGCTTATGCACTAGGGCTCCCTTTCTCTTTAGGTGCTTTTGTTTTTGGAGTTGGTTCAGTTGCTTTAATTGGATTCGTCAAACAAAAATCTAGGATCAAAGAAGATACAGTTATAGGACTTGTTTTTACCGGCTTTTTCGCATTAGGTCTTGTATTGGTTTCAAAAATTAAAAGTAATATTGATCTAATGCAAATACTTTTTGGAAGTCCTCTAGGGATTTCACGCTCAGATGTTAACCAGACTTTAATAATTTCGTTTATTGTTATATCTATTTTGCTTATATTTAGAAAAGATTTAATGCTTTATTGTTTTGATGCTAAGCATGCAAGGTCTATAGGTATAAATACAGGCATGCTTCATTATTTATTGCTAACGTTGTTATCTCTATCTGCAGTAGTAGGTTTGCAAACTGTTGGTATTATTTTAGTAGTAGCAATGCTTATTACGCCTGGTGCTACAGCTTACTTGCTGACTGATCGTTTTGACAAAATGACTTTATTAGCAGTAATTAGCAGCTCATTTTCAAGCATTCTAGGTGTGTATATAAGTTATTGGTCAGATATTGAAACAGGTGGATCTATCGTTTTAGTTCAAACATTAATTTTTCTAATAGCATTTTTATTTGCCCCAAGATATGGAATATTTAAAAACCAGACTTTTATAAATAATAATTAA
- a CDS encoding DUF4336 domain-containing protein: protein MSNFSSEQKWSWWPLLPLYPYGRKRTIFRELVPNQIWSFEQLQGIYYVAVPVRLLVVRVKNELMIINPLPPTEELLRDIDVLVKKIGPVKTIVLPTASGLEHKIALPALARAFPDSKIWVCPGQWSFPFQLPFDWLGIPSKRTNILLADGFPHSDYCDWLPLGPIDIGLGRFQEISCFHKPSKSLLVTDALVGIEETPPELFDLDPTPLLFHSRDKGSEDLIDSPIARRKGWLRLVLFASYLRPEKLEIPKIKEIFENSFKPNLRNKRAHFGIYPFNWQKGWELSAKKIVGKNNPLIQIAPVIERLVFPRAQKAFITWLKNIESLQGISWLISAHYSGKVRFSKNEIQALKNKINKSDWANNEGDFGFLSWLDQKLLKIGVVPKNPLEKFGD, encoded by the coding sequence ATGAGTAATTTTTCTAGTGAACAAAAATGGAGTTGGTGGCCACTTTTACCGCTCTATCCTTATGGCAGAAAAAGAACAATATTCAGGGAATTAGTTCCTAATCAGATTTGGAGTTTTGAACAACTTCAGGGAATTTATTATGTTGCTGTCCCTGTGAGGCTATTAGTTGTAAGAGTAAAGAATGAATTGATGATAATTAACCCTCTACCTCCCACGGAAGAATTGCTAAGAGACATTGATGTACTTGTAAAAAAAATCGGCCCTGTAAAAACTATTGTTTTACCAACGGCCTCTGGTTTGGAACATAAAATTGCTCTTCCTGCTTTGGCTAGAGCTTTTCCTGATTCAAAAATATGGGTTTGCCCAGGACAATGGAGTTTCCCATTTCAATTGCCTTTTGATTGGTTGGGAATTCCGTCTAAAAGAACAAATATTTTATTGGCGGATGGATTTCCTCATAGTGATTATTGTGACTGGCTCCCATTGGGTCCAATTGATATTGGACTAGGACGCTTTCAAGAAATATCTTGTTTTCATAAACCATCAAAATCTCTTTTGGTAACTGATGCACTTGTGGGTATTGAAGAGACTCCTCCAGAGCTCTTTGATTTAGACCCTACACCTTTATTGTTTCATTCAAGGGATAAGGGTTCTGAAGATCTTATTGACTCTCCAATCGCGAGAAGAAAAGGATGGCTTCGTTTGGTTCTTTTTGCTTCTTATTTAAGACCTGAAAAGTTGGAGATACCAAAAATAAAAGAAATTTTTGAAAATTCTTTCAAACCAAATTTAAGAAACAAAAGAGCACATTTTGGAATATATCCTTTTAATTGGCAAAAAGGTTGGGAGTTGTCTGCTAAAAAAATTGTTGGAAAAAACAATCCTTTAATACAAATTGCTCCTGTAATAGAAAGATTGGTTTTCCCTAGAGCACAAAAAGCTTTTATAACTTGGCTGAAGAATATTGAATCCTTACAGGGTATTTCTTGGCTAATTTCTGCTCATTACAGCGGTAAAGTTAGATTCTCAAAAAATGAAATACAAGCGTTAAAAAATAAAATTAATAAATCAGATTGGGCTAATAACGAAGGTGACTTTGGATTCCTAAGCTGGTTAGATCAAAAATTATTGAAAATTGGTGTAGTCCCTAAAAACCCGTTAGAAAAATTTGGCGATTAA
- a CDS encoding DUF760 domain-containing protein codes for MFNPEFLATDNNEGHEANALIQYLQDQPADVLQRVAKSASPEIQEIIRHNVQGLLGMLPGEQFEVKVTSSKDNLASLLASAMMTGYFLRQMEQRKQLEETLLSDEDMSVDPDKI; via the coding sequence ATGTTTAATCCTGAATTTTTAGCTACTGACAATAATGAAGGCCATGAGGCAAATGCGCTAATTCAATACTTACAAGATCAACCTGCAGATGTTTTGCAAAGAGTTGCTAAATCTGCTAGTCCTGAAATCCAAGAAATAATCAGACACAACGTCCAAGGTTTGCTTGGAATGCTTCCTGGGGAACAATTTGAGGTAAAAGTAACCTCTAGTAAAGATAACCTTGCTAGTTTATTAGCCTCAGCCATGATGACTGGTTATTTTTTAAGACAAATGGAACAAAGAAAGCAATTAGAAGAAACACTTTTATCTGACGAGGATATGTCAGTCGACCCGGATAAAATTTAA
- the lepB gene encoding signal peptidase I: MTSTGSKKNQNQNSWKGWIIWILIALLLRWQAVEPRWIPSGSMIPTLQIQDRILIEKITPRLNKKLNKHLSLNTIVIFKPPKILTDAGYSDGSALIKRVVGLPGDKIKVSNGKLYRNEKEINEPWIKEPIQYEMEAIKVPDFSLWVLGDNRNNSLDSHIWGPLPEKNLIGTALARYWPLKEIGPIRFP; the protein is encoded by the coding sequence TTTGGATATTAATTGCGCTTTTATTAAGATGGCAAGCAGTTGAACCTAGATGGATCCCTTCTGGATCAATGATTCCAACTTTACAAATTCAAGACCGCATATTGATAGAGAAAATAACCCCCAGACTTAATAAAAAACTAAATAAACATTTATCTCTAAATACCATTGTAATTTTCAAACCTCCAAAAATTCTTACAGATGCTGGGTATAGCGATGGTTCAGCATTGATAAAAAGAGTTGTTGGATTACCGGGAGATAAAATAAAAGTTTCAAATGGAAAACTATATAGAAATGAAAAAGAAATAAATGAACCCTGGATTAAAGAACCCATTCAATATGAAATGGAAGCAATAAAAGTACCTGATTTTTCACTATGGGTTTTAGGAGACAACAGAAACAACAGCTTAGATTCTCATATTTGGGGACCTCTCCCTGAAAAAAATCTTATAGGCACAGCACTTGCAAGGTACTGGCCATTAAAAGAAATAGGACCTATTCGGTTCCCATAA